The Fibrobacter sp. UWB5 DNA segment CGCTGTAACAGTCAACAATCCGATTATGTATGTCGACAGCCCGGACCCCTCGATTGTCCGCGTTGACGACGCCTATTACATGGTCACGACGACCATGCATTTTGCCCCGGGCGTGCCTGTTTTTAAGAGCACGGATTTGGCCCAGTGGCGCACGGTGGGGTATGCCTACCAGACTCTCACCAATAACAACAAGATGAACTTGAATGGCGATGATGCCTACGGTAAGGGCTCCTGGGCATCGAGCATCCGTTACCACAAGGGATTTTTCTACGTGCTGACCCCGTCTTACACGACGGGCAAGACGCACCTTTACAAAACCGCCGACGTGGAAAGTGGCCAGTGGTCCGAAGTGCAGCTCCCGTTCTACCACGATCCTTCTCTGTTCTTCGATGACGACGGCACCGTGTGGGTGTTTTACGGCAGCGGCGACCAGATCAGCTATGTGCAGTTGAATGACGATGCGAGCGGCGTCAAGCAGGGCGGCAAGAGCGGCAAGCTTGGCGGTGTGAGCGTGAACCAGGCAACCGGTAAGAGCGGCTATATTGTGCAGCAGGAAGGCTCGCACATGGAAAAGGTGAACGGCGAATACTACCTGTTCACGATTTCCTGGCCGAATGGCTCCTGCCGTACCGAAGTGGTTTACCGTTCCAAGAGCCTGCTTTCGGGCTATACCGGTAGGGTGTTCTTGGCCGATAACGGCGTTGCGCAGGGTGGCATTTTCGATACTCCCGAGGGCAAGTGGTATGCACTTTTGTTCCGCGATTCCGGCCCGGTTGGCCGTATGTCGCACCTGGTCCCGATGGAATGGAAGGACGGCTGGCCGGTCCCGACTAGCGGCTCCAAGGCTCCCTCCACAATTGACTTGCCCGAAACTCCGCTCCCGGGCTACGGCATGGTGACTTCTGATGACTTTGAATCTAGTGAACTTGCTCTCGAATGGCAGTTCAACCATAACCCCGATAACAAGAACTGGAGCTTGTCTGCAAATCCGGGCTTCTACCGCATTACTACGAGTCGCACCGATAGCCGCGTGGTGACTGCGAAGAACACCTTGACACAGCGTTCCTTTGGCCCCAAGAGTTCTGGCCGTACGCTTGTTGATGGCACCGGCATGAAGGATGGCGATATGGCTGGCCTCGTTGCCCTGCAGGACGACAAGGGCTTTGTGGCGCTCGCTAAAGATGGCGGTAGCTACAAGGTGGTGATGTACACCGGAAACAAGAATGGTGAAAGCCTGAAGGATAGCAAGGCGATTTCTGGTTCCAAGGTTTACCTGCGAATTGATTTTGACTTGCCGATTGACCGCGGCACCGCCTACTTCTACTACAGTACCGATGGCAATACTTGGTCAAAAATCGGTAGCGACGTGAAGCTCAATTACGACCTCCACATGTTCGTGGGCGTCCGTTGGGGCCTCTTCAACTTTGCGACCAAGCAGGCCGGTGGTTACGCAGACTTTGATTGGTTCAAGGTCGGTACCGACGTGAACGATGAAATTTATCTCGATGGCGCTGGCTCTGAACCTGTTCCGCAGACTCCGTTCTGCGCTGCTGGTGAAAATTGCCCTGCCGTTGCGCTCCCGGGCAAGATCGAAGCAGAAAACTTCGACGTTCCGGGCAAGGGTAAAGATGGCACCTCTTACTATGACGCCGATTCCGAAAACCACGGCGATAGCGATTACCGCAAGGGCACGGGCGTTGACCTTTACAAGAAGGCGACCGGCGTCATTGTGGGCTACAACAGCGAAGGCGACTGGCTCGAATACACCGTGAACGTAAAGGATGCAGGTGATTACACCATGTTCGCGGCTGTTGCTGCGGCTGGCTCTACCTCGAGCTTCAAGCTCTCCTTGGATGGCAAGGACATTACCGAAGAAATCGCGGTGCCGGCAGCAAGCTCCGGCGAAGAGAATTACGACGATTACAACAAGGTGAAGGCCAATGTAACGCTCCCTGCGGGCGAACATGTGCTCCGCTTTACGGTTACTGGCGCCTGGCTCGATATTGACTACTTCACATTCGTGAAGGGCGCAAACGCTACGGACCCGGAACCGATTGATCCGACGGGTATCGCAAATGCAGTGCGCTACGATGTGCAGGCCGAACAGGTTTACCGCGTGTATGGCCTGAACGGAAACTTTGTGGGCTCCGTGTTTGCGACAAGTGCAAGCGAGGCTCAGTCTAAGGTGCGCGCCATGGTTTCGGAAAAGGGCGTGTACCTGATTAGAGCGAAGAATGGGATGGTTCATCGCTTTACGGTAACGAAGTAAGGACCCATAAAAAAGGAGCGAAGGATGTTTGGTATGAAAAATTTGGGCAAGGTGGTGCTTGCCTTTGCAAGTGTTGCGCTGCTTACGGGTCATGCTGTTGCTGACAACATCACAGTTGACGGAAAATCCCGCAGCATGCTCGTGTATGCTCCGTCGGGAATCGAAAAGAATCG contains these protein-coding regions:
- a CDS encoding family 43 glycosylhydrolase, producing the protein MGWFKSLGIALFSSCAVYAVTVNNPIMYVDSPDPSIVRVDDAYYMVTTTMHFAPGVPVFKSTDLAQWRTVGYAYQTLTNNNKMNLNGDDAYGKGSWASSIRYHKGFFYVLTPSYTTGKTHLYKTADVESGQWSEVQLPFYHDPSLFFDDDGTVWVFYGSGDQISYVQLNDDASGVKQGGKSGKLGGVSVNQATGKSGYIVQQEGSHMEKVNGEYYLFTISWPNGSCRTEVVYRSKSLLSGYTGRVFLADNGVAQGGIFDTPEGKWYALLFRDSGPVGRMSHLVPMEWKDGWPVPTSGSKAPSTIDLPETPLPGYGMVTSDDFESSELALEWQFNHNPDNKNWSLSANPGFYRITTSRTDSRVVTAKNTLTQRSFGPKSSGRTLVDGTGMKDGDMAGLVALQDDKGFVALAKDGGSYKVVMYTGNKNGESLKDSKAISGSKVYLRIDFDLPIDRGTAYFYYSTDGNTWSKIGSDVKLNYDLHMFVGVRWGLFNFATKQAGGYADFDWFKVGTDVNDEIYLDGAGSEPVPQTPFCAAGENCPAVALPGKIEAENFDVPGKGKDGTSYYDADSENHGDSDYRKGTGVDLYKKATGVIVGYNSEGDWLEYTVNVKDAGDYTMFAAVAAAGSTSSFKLSLDGKDITEEIAVPAASSGEENYDDYNKVKANVTLPAGEHVLRFTVTGAWLDIDYFTFVKGANATDPEPIDPTGIANAVRYDVQAEQVYRVYGLNGNFVGSVFATSASEAQSKVRAMVSEKGVYLIRAKNGMVHRFTVTK